A single region of the Drosophila miranda strain MSH22 chromosome 2, D.miranda_PacBio2.1, whole genome shotgun sequence genome encodes:
- the LOC108156112 gene encoding serine protease inhibitor 88Ea, with translation MKLLSLSLFLVLLPAFLSAELCSVKPDNKFLEKRLNLYRGQQNFAVSMLDVIRTSTPNDNVFFSPYSTYHALLLAYFGASGETEQQLSSVLHLDWAESKEMVRSAYSLEKRNRETRSRKSPLEFSSADRMYFDQETILASCLETRFSDEIVKLDFKGKPEESRIQINDWIATETHNQIKDMLAPGDIDARTQLALANAAYFKGQWVSKFEVNNTAQKPFYTSSTNASFVPMMHQKGTFLHNVDEQLRAHVLQMPYRTSYNEAEEDEETNSNMSMVVVLPPFNSGSLEDVLSRLNAKTLEESLDNAMPREIEVSIPKFEFEQRLELVPILAKMGITKIFEPTATFHDFTDRSVSFGDAKHVAKIKVDEEGSTAAAATVLVSYRSARPIEPTKFECNHPFVFLIWDHASKAILFTGIYRDPKTIKQ, from the exons ATGAAACTTCTTAGCCTGTCCCTGTTTCTGGTGCTGCTCCCGGCGTTCCTCAGCGCCGAGCTTTGCAGCGTAAAGCCCGACAACAAATTCCTGGAGAAGCGCCTGAATCTGTACCGCGGTCAGCAGAACTTTGCCGTATCCATGCTGGACGTGATCCGCACGTCCACGCCCAACGACAACGTGTTCTTCTCGCCGTACAGCACCTACCatgctctgctgctggcctACTTTGGGGCCTCCGGTGAGACGGAGCAGCAGCTGAGCAGCGTCCTTCACCTGGACTGGGCCGAGTCCAAGGAAATGGTGCGCAGCGCCTACAGCCTGGAGAAGCGGAACCGCGAGACCAGGTCCAGGAAGTCGCCACTGGAGTTCTCGTCGGCGGACCGCATGTACTTCGATCAGGAAACGATTCTGGCGAGCTGCCTGGAGACCCGCTTCAGCGACGAAATCGTGAAGCTGGACTTCAAGGGTAAGCCCGAGGAGTCGCGCATTCAGATCAATGACTGGATAGCCACCGAGACGCACAATCAGATCAAGGACATGCTGGCCCCGGGCGACATCGATGCCCGCACCCAACTGGCTCTGGCCAATGCAGCCTACTTCAAGGGCCAGTGGGTCAGCAAGTTTGAGGTTAACAACACCGCCCAGAAGCCCTTCTATACGTCCAGCACGAACGCCTCGTTTGTGCCCATGATGCACCAGAAAGGTACCTTCCTGCATAACGTGGATGAGCAGCTGCGTGCCCATGTCCTGCAGATGCCCTACCGCACATCCTATAACGAGGCCGAGGAGGATGAGGAGACAAACTCTAACATGTCCATGGTAGTGGTGCTGCCACCCTTCAATAGCGGATCCCTGGAGGACGTACTGTCCCGCCTGAATGCCAAAACCCTGGAGGAGTCCCTCGACAATGCCATGCCACGTGAGATTGAGGTGTCGATACCCAAGTTTGAGTTCGAGCAGCGTCTGGAATTGGTCCCC ATACTCGCAAAAATGGGAATCACCAAGATATTCGAACCGACTGCCACTTTCCATGACTTCACCGATCGGAGCGTTTCGTTTGGCGATGCCAAGCATGTGGCCAAGATCAAGGTCGATGAGGAGGGCAGCACGGCGGCGGCCGCCACTGTTTTGGTCAGCTACCGCTCGGCCCGACCCATCGAGCCCACCAAGTTCGAGTGCA
- the LOC108156110 gene encoding MAU2 chromatid cohesion factor homolog codes for MSTTNTAAASQDACYISLLGLAEYFRTSQPPNVKKCIQCLQALFTFTPPSKVEARTHLQMGQILMAYTKNIDMARQHLEKAWNIAEPLMNFDDVKFDTASVLAQLHLQTDQSSHTAKAMLRRAVELSQHNVYWHCKLLLQLSQIHASDREYSLASELLAVGAESAEEAGATYLKVLFLLSRAMILMIERKTNDVLALLNTAGQIIDNNIPNPHQKEYLKVFFLVLQVCYYLALGQVKTVKPSLKQLQMSIQTIMAPNWPTDEAIFGVNQLEMFVWLPKEQLYVLVYLVTVSHSMMAGYMDKAQKYTEKALTQIEKLKMQEDKPILSVFKVILLEHIVMCRMVMGNRELAIREIAAARDVCLAVPHRSLLKRHSAQLHCLIGLYSMSTSFFEHAERQFLVCVNETTERDLKLFANLNLAIIYLRTKRDADLKQILDAVSTENTHTYSSQALMGGFYYVQGLHAFHKNSFHEAKRFLRETLKMANAEDLNRLTSCSLVLLSHVFLSIGNSKESMNMVTPAMQLASKIPDIHVQLWGSAILKDLHRMSKDAQHEKDAYANHVKYSENLIADQRKCVQSAHHELVNWFQGDPPVTSGAAALILSEIPTTSALQPTTGQQFGQFY; via the exons ATGAGTACAACGAACACCGCGGCAGCGTCACAAGACGCCTGCTACATATCGCTGCTCGGCCTGGCCGAATACTTTCGAACCTCCCAGCCGCCAAACGTGAAGAAGTGCATCCAGTGCCTGCAAGCGCTCTTCACATTCACGCCGCCATCAAAAGTGGAAGCGCGAACGCACCTACAAATGGGACAGATCCTGATGGCGTACACAAAGAATATAGACATGGCGAGGCAGCACCTGGAAAAGGCCTGGAACATTGCGGAGCCGCTGATGAATTTTGATGATGTGAAATTCGACACTGCGTCGGTTTTGGCCCAACTGCATCTGCAGACGGACCAGAGCTCCCACACGGCCAAGGCCATGCTGCGGCGGGCGGTGGAACTGTCACAGCACAACGTCTACTGGCACTGCAAACTGCTGCTCCAGCTCTCACAGATCCATGCCAGCGATCGGGAATACTCGCTCGCGTCCGAATTGCTGGCCGTGGGCGCCGAGTCTGCGGAAGAGGCGGGGGCCACGTACCTGAAAGTGCTCTTTCTGCTCTCCCGAGCCATGATCCTGATGATAGAGCGGAAAACGAACGATGTGCTGGCACTGCTGAACACCGCGGGACAAATAATCGACAATAACATACCTAATCCGCACCAGAAGGAGTATCTGAAAGTGTTCTTCCTTGTCCTGCAGGTCTGCTACTACCTGGCCCTGGGCCAGGTCAAGACCGTCAAGCCCAGCCTTAAGCAGCTCCAGATGTCGATACAAACGATAATGGCACCCAACTGGCCGACGGACGAGGCCATCTTTGGAGTCAATCAACTGGAGATGTTTGTGTGGCTTCCGAAAGAGCAGCTCTACGTACTCGTTTACCTCGTTACCGTGTCCCACTCGATGATGGCCGGGTACATGGACAAGGCGCAAAAGTACACGGAGAAAGCTTTGACACAGATCGAAAAACTAAAGATGCAGGAGGACAAGCCCATCCTGTCGGTGTTCAAGGTGATCCTGCTCGAGCATATCGTGATGTGCCGCATGGTAATGGGCAACCGAGAGCTGGCCATAAGAGAGATAGCGGCCGCACGGGATGTCTGCCTGGCTGTCCCGCATCGGAGTCTGCTGAAGCGGCACTCGGCACAGCTGCACTGCCTAATCGGGTTGTATTCGATGTCCACGAGTTTCTTTGAGCACGCCGAACGACAGTTTCTGGTCTGTGTGAACGAGACGACGGAGCGGGACCTGAAACTCTTTGCCAATCTCAATTTGGCCATTATCTATCTGCGGACCAAGCGGGACGCGGATCTGAAGCAAATACTCGATGCCGTCTCGACGGAGAACACGCACACGTATAGCAGCCAAGCGCTGATGGGTGGCTTCTACTATGTCCAGGGGCTGCATGCCTTCCACAAGAACAGCTTCCATGAGGCCAA GCGGTTTCTGAGGGAAACCCTCAAGATGGCCAATGCCGAGGACCTGAATAGATTGACAAGCTGCTCGCTGGTGCTCCTCTCGCATGTGTTCCTCAGCATTGGCAACTCCAAGGAGAGCATGAACATGGTGACGCCGGCCATGCAGCTGGCCAGCAAGATACCCGACATACATGTCCAGCTCTGGGGCTCGGCAATACTCAAGGATCTGCATCGCATGTCGAAGGATGCGCAGCACGAGAAGGACGCCTATGCGAATCATGTGAAATACTCGGAGAACCTGATAGCCGACCAGCGAAAGTGTGTCCAGAGTGCGCACCATGAGCTGGTCAATTGGTTCCAGGGCGATCCGCCCGTAACGAGCGGTGCCGCCGCCCTCATACTGTCCGAAATACCCACCACCTCAGCCCTGCAGCCGACGACGGGGCAGCAGTTCGGACAGTTCTATTAA
- the LOC108156111 gene encoding zinc finger protein 436, which yields MDVEKICLTCLSLTGPFLSIYEGGVGSCLADMLKQFTKTKPRPEDNLPKRVCLSCLSEINHCYTFKIKCENSSRTLRQLLPNALPEEPDFAPTKFVDSAEKAVQTTEPCAPTTATTGVQTTSVPTTDAAQNTSLDKSSSAPEEEDTEEDGEECEVFDYELPVEAAEKEENEKDTTVYKLEPETQKITECNIALFEAPDSDTETPEPAQTSKPQLRTRRSVAKLLLQQHEQVKQSPKREIEDSEPEAKSLPTPAKRTSRRRQAEKQIEDQSTAEMVAPLPKLIKVSITHGEIMDLKYQCDRCNAGFALEKSLMIHRRQKGCINRNYPCNECERVFVSPEHLAEHQATHGTFNCQECGMLYDSKEQLGKHMVQGHKRNLRNQCSVCKKVFTMLSTLRDHMRIHTGEKPFLCNICGKSFTQNANLRQHKLRHSDIKSFKCTECPHSFVTKAELTSHARTHTGVKPFECEVCMSKFTTSCSLAKHKRKHTGERPYACDLCPMRFTALNVLKNHRRTHTGERPYVCPFCSKTFTQRGDCQMHQKTHQGDKIYICPVCSEEFKSMPEMRTHLAIHEQEDKRLMHFTLLSNKENGNGGTLDDELTEVTNSTLML from the exons ATGGATGTGGAGAAGATTTGCCTGACCTGCTTGAGTCTGACTGGGCCGTTTCTATCCATTTATGAGGGCGGAGTAGGCAGCTGCCTGGCCGATATGCTCAAGCAGTTCACCAAAACGAAG CCGCGCCCCGAGGATAATCTGCCCAAACGGGTCTGCCTGAGCTGCCTGAGTGAAATAAACCACTGCTACACGTTTAAGATCAAGTGCGAAAACTCCAGTCGAACCCTTCGCCAGCTGCTGCCAAATGCCCTGCCGGAGGAGCCCgatttcgcccccacaaagttTGTGGACTCTGCCGAGAAGGCCGTACAGACCACCGAACCCTGTGCCCCGACAACAGCCACAACTGGAGTGCAGACCACGTCTGTTCCCACCACAGATGCCGCACAGAATACCAGTCTAGATAAGTCTAGCTCTGCCCCCGAAGAGGAGGATACAGAAGAAGACGGCGAAGAGTGTGAGGTTTTTGACTACGAGCTACCCGTCGAGGCTGCGGAAAAGGAGGAAAATGAAAAAGATACCACTGTGTATAAACTCGAGCCCGAGACCCAGAAGATAACAGAATGTAATATAGCCCTATTCGAGGCCCCCGACAGTGACACAGAGACACCCGAACCCGCACAGACTTCCAAACCGCAGTTAAGAACACGAAGAAGTGTCGCCAAACTGCTTCTTCAGCAGCACGAGCAGGTTAAGCAGTCACCCAAACGGGAAATAGAAGACTCAGAGCCAGAGGCAAAATCTTTGCCAACACCGGCCAAGAGAACCTCACGACGTCGCCAGGCCGAAAAACAAATTGAAGATCAATCCACAGCAGAAATGGTGGCACCGCTCCCAAAACTGATCAAGGTCAGCATCACCCATGGAGAAATAATGGATCTAAAGTATCAGTGTGATCGCTGCAATGCTGGCTTTGCCTTGGAGAAATCCCTGATGATACATCGTCGACAGAAGGGGTGCATCAATCGCAATTATCCCTGCAACGAATGCGAGCGAGTGTTCGTTTCCCCCGAACATCTGGCCGAGCACCAGGCCACCCATGGCACATTCAATTGCCAGGAGTGCGGAATGCTGTACGATTCCAAGGAGCAGCTGGGCAAGCACATGGTGCAGGGCCACAAAAGGAACCTGCGCAATCAGTGCAGTGTTTGTAAGAAGG TGTTTACCATGCTATCAACCCTGCGGGATCACATGCGCATCCACACCGGGGAGAAGCCATTCCTGTGCAACATTTGTGGCAAGAGCTTCACCCAAAATGCCAATCTGCGCCAGCACAAGTTGCGTCACTCGGATATCAAGAGCTTCAAGTGCACCGAGTGTCCGCATTCGTTTGTAACCAAAGCGGAGCTTACCTCCCATGCCCGCACCCACACCGGCGTCAAGCCGTTCGAGTGTGAGGTGTGCATGTCCAAGTTTACGACGAGCTGCTCGCTGGCCAAGCACAAGCGGAAACACACCGGCGAGCGACCCTATGCCTGCGACTTGTGTCCCATGCGCTTTACGGCGCTTAATGTGCTCAAGAATCATCGACGCACCCACACAGGCGAGCGTCCCTATGTGTGCCCCTTCTGCTCGAAGACCTTCACACAACGCGGCGATTGCCAGATGCATCAGAAGACCCATCAGGGCGACAAGATCTACATTTGTCCGGTGTGCAGCGAGGAGTTCAAATCAATGCCAGAGATGCGCACACATTTGGCCATACACGAGCAGGAGGACAAGCGCTTGATGCACTTTACGCTGCTCAGCAACAAGGAGAATGGGAATGGGGGGACCCTGGATGATGAGCTCACTGAAGTGACGAATTCGACATTGATGCTATAA
- the LOC108156294 gene encoding transmembrane protein 141 produces MNDIKQLKDQQRDKHPGFDAYLDCMTRSLFTGLATFCLGFSGTYFAQKIIQSKIRYPAKYNILVASLVATGISYQTTSSRTRSCQAAWMAFEDKHTILKEETF; encoded by the exons ATGAACGATATCAAACAGTTGAAGGATCAGCAACGCGACAAACATCCCGGATTCGATGCCTACCTGGATTGCATGACCCGGTCCCTCTTCACGGGTTTGGCCACATTCTGCTTGG GCTTTTCCGGCACCTATTTTGCTCAGAAAATAATTCAATCGAAGATCCGCTACCCGGCAAAGTATAACATTTTGGTCGCCTCGCTTGTGGCCACCGGCATCTCGTATCAGACGACATCATCTCGCACCAGATCTTGCCAAGCCGCATGGATGGCCTTTGAGGACAAGCATACGATACTGAAGGAGGAAACCTTTTAG
- the LOC108156293 gene encoding putative GTP-binding protein 6, whose product MTSLRPLMRLARALPLRPAMVGVLHSRFKYTQHQGVKGIRNRKSFFEAQMQAGQHGDEDYEDAERGDSNGNLADMRFLDDRAYDEVAGGAMRISRDIASAQQVLILQPYVKWSAKRQNTPSDVRPEDQLAEASALIHSLPNWQVAKALKVPLESLERKTLFGSGKMVELKALIADLRQEKHLTCLFVSKGTLSFAQKRFLEAEFRLPVMDRYSVVIQILRLHATTAEARLQVAMAELPYIWSQAKDASVTQTRRQGYSLTDLQKEILRTRERKLRAELDRVRRQRQLLRQKRKQQNYPIVAVVGYTNAGKTSLIKALTVEDALQPRNQLFATLDVTAHAGQLPCNLQVIYMDTVGFMSDLPTGLFECFVATLEDAMLADVIVHVQDLSHPCHAAQRSHVESTLRSLAFNVSGGDPTTSQLPPIINVYNKCDLVSQPSSDAAVHHISARAQTGLEPLLADIEEQILAATGRRKLQMRVPSGGPEMAWLYKNAAVVDTVADEANPNRLMMHVVISHRTLDQFKREFL is encoded by the exons ATGACTAGTCTTAGGCCGCTGATGCGCCTGGCCAGGGCTCTCCCACTGCGTCCCGCTATGGTGGGAGTCCTTCATTCACGCTTTAAGTACACTCAGCATCAGGGCGTCAAGGGCATAAGGAATCGGAAGAGCTTCTTTGAGGCGCAAATGCAGGCGGGACAGCACGGCGATGAAGATTACGAGGACGCGGAGCGAGGAGATTCCAATGGGAATCTGGCTGACATGCGCTTTCTGGATGATCG CGCCTACGATGAGGTGGCCGGCGGTGCCATGCGCATAAGCCGCGACATAGCCAGCGCCCAGCAGGTGCTCATCCTTCAGCCGTATGTAAAGTGGTCCGCGAAAAGGCAAAACACCCCTAGCGACGTTCGACCGGAGGATCAGTTGGCCGAGGCCAGCGCTTTGATACACTCCCTGCCCAATTGGCAAGTGGCAAAGGCCCTTAAGGTTCCCCTGGAGAGTCTCGAGCGGAAGACTCTCTTCGGCAGCGGCAAAATGGTGGAGCTGAAGGCCCTGATAGCGGATCTGCGTCAGGAGAAGCATCTCACCTGCCTATTCGTGAGCAAGGGAACGCTCTCCTTCGCCCAGAAACGTTTCCTCGAAGCAGAATTCCGTCTGCCCGTGATGGATCGCTATTCGGTGGTTATACAAATCCTCCGGCTGCATGCCACCACCGCGGAGGCTCGTCTCCAGGTAGCCATGGCCGAGCTGCCGTACATTTGGTCGCAGGCCAAGGATGCCAGCGTGACGCAGACGCGTCGTCAGGGCTACTCCTTGACCGATCTGCAGAAGGAAATCCTCCGCACTCGGGAGCGCAAATTGCGCGCAGAGCTGGACAGGGTTCGGCGTCAACGGCAGCTGCTGCGACAGAAACGCAAGCAGCAGAATTATCCGATTGTGGCAGTGGTGGGCTATACGAATGCTGGCAAGACATCCCTAATCAAGGCTTTGACGGTGGAGGATGCCCTGCAGCCGCGCAACCAACTGTTTGCAACCCTCGATGTGACGGCCCATGCGGGACAGCTGCCGTGCAATCTGCAGGTGATCTACATGGACACGGTGGGCTTTATGTCCGATCTACCAACTGGTCTGTTCGAATGTTTTGTAGCCACTCTGGAGGACGCCATGCTGGCG GATGTCATTGTGCATGTGCAGGACCTCTCGCACCCCTGTCATGCGGCCCAACGCAGCCACGTGGAGTCCACCCTCCGTTCTTTGGCCTTCAATGTGTCTGGCGGTGACCCAACCACCAGTCAATTGCCACCGATCATAAACGTGTACAACAAATGCGACTTGGTGTCTCAGCCATCGTCGGATGCTGCTGTTCATCATATCTCTGCTAGAGCCCAGACCGGACTGGAGCCACTGCTGGCTGACATAGAGGAGCAGATACTGGCCGCCACGGGGCGACGCAAGCTGCAGATGCGTGTGCCCAGCGGTGGCCCTGAAATGGCGTGGCTCTATAAGAATGCTGCCGTTGTGGACACCGTGGCGGATGAGGCAAATCCCAACCGTCTGATGATGCATGTGGTCATCAGCCACCGCACCCTGGACCAATTCAAGAGGGAGTTCTTGTGA
- the LOC108156292 gene encoding dihydroxyacetone phosphate acyltransferase yields the protein MEMNPAAATATATGGGRGAARRERIEDDASTPTSSTTSTPTSASIAADYMRNFENIIEPGKVASMTREFNPQVAYEFERYLNPQKLKQHVLGSEKLRSILEHYARETQQPLKKMQQQAKAIIDEIGLDRNMAIIRWCGIAITAIGQRICDGFYVNSASMANVRKDMGRCPVLYLPSHRSYMDFILMSYICYYYDIEIPGIAAGMDFHSMFGMGTMLRKTGAFFMRRSFSNDELYWDIFREYMYALVANYHIGVEFFIEGTRSRNFKALVPKVGLLSMALLPYFTGEVPDVMIVPVSVAYERVLEEQLFVYELLGVPKPKESTKGFFKALKIIDERFGKMFLDFGDPISVREFFGHDSGQRMQRAGVGGHLQKLNRQEIELVKQLANEIIYQQQRRIVINTFNLLSLYYASQLYAQRSANIDELSRGLLHLKRIFNQLGAHVSVKASSIKADIIDAVEIHSNILQFSKARLEFTPLAAKQLATQIDVKRMKAHALCPSTMAVAVPMLALQLYVNPCLFWLARPAYLLLAALKEQRKQEEKLSSTNSYSYDSTLSALHSHVSIMDTLFQHEFIIESNREAVEFETHLQLLLDEKVLDLEESGRIKVQDNECAHVILAALAPFLCLYYQLAVTLRQIPFDIEFSNKDLLVRVQKHVEQLLQQPGGAAPHVHPYCLALDNLNIAIQALIQRGYILKCRDSGQMRVADVPGKCLRELERQLLEYCQLMPFAQYSMAANQQAQCHIAKL from the exons ATGGAAATGAACCCAGCCGCAgcgacagccacagccacaggcGGCGGCAGAGGAGCAGCAAGAAGAGAACGAATCGAGGATGACGCATCCACACCCACATCTTCAACTACATCCACACCAACATCCGCCTCCATTGCCGCCGATTACATGCGCAATTTCGAGAACATCATAGAGCCAGGGAAGGTGGCCTCCATGACCAGGGAATTCAATCCGCAGGTGGCCTACGAGTTCGAGCGCTATCTGAATCCGCAGAAGCTCAAACAGCACGTGCTGGGCAGTGAAAAACTGCGCTCCATACTGGAGCACTATGCACGGGAGACGCAGCAGCCGCTGAAGAAGATGCAGCAGCAAGCCAAGGCCATCATCGATGAGATTGGGCTGGACAGAAATATGGCTATAATACGTTGGTGCGGCATTGCCATAACGGCCATTGGCCAACGGATCTGTGATGGTTTCTATGTGAATTCGGCCAGCATGGCCAATGTGCGCAAGGACATGGGACGGTGTCCGGTCCTGTATTTGCCTAGCCATCGCAGCTACATGGATTTTATACTTATGTCCTATATATGCTACTACTACGACATTGAGATACCTGGCATAGCAGCAGGAATGG ATTTCCATTCAATGTTCGGCATGGGCACGATGCTCAGGAAAACGGGAGCCTTCTTTATGCGCCGCAGCTTCTCAAACGACGAGCTGTACTGGGACATATTTCGGGAGTACATGTATGCCTTGGTGGCCAATTATCACATTGGCGTGGAGTTCTTCATCGAAGGCACACGTTCGAGGAACTTTAAGGCTCTGGTTCCCAAGGTGGGGCTATTGTCGATGGCCCTGCTGCCCTACTTTACTGGGGAGGTGCCTGATGTGATGATTGTGCCAGTAAGCGTGGCCTACGAGCGggtgctggaggagcagctATTCGTATATGAGCTGCTGGGCGTCCCAAAGCCCAAGGAGTCAACCAAGGGCTTCTTTAAGGCCCTCAAAATAATCGACGAACGCTTTGGCAAGATGTTCCTGGACTTTGGCGACCCCATTTCGGTGCGTGAGTTCTTTGGCCATGACAGTGGGCAGCGCATGCAGCGAGCCGGTGTGGGCGGGCATCTCCAGAAGCTGAATCGGCAGGAGATCGAGCTGGTCAAGCAGCTGGCCAACGAAATCATCTACCAGCAACAGCGTCGCATTGTCATCAACACCTTCAACCTGCTCAGCCTCTACTACGCCAGCCAGCTTTATGCCCAACGATCGGCGAACATTGACGAGCTATCACGCGGCTTGCTGCACCTGAAACGCATCTTCAATCAGCTGGGTGCGCATGTCAGCGTCAAGGCAAGCAGCATCAAGGCGGACATCATTGACGCCGTCGAGATACACTCGAATATTTTGCAGTTCTCGAAGGCAAGGTTAGAGTTTACGCCGCTGGCGGCCAAACAGCTGGCTACACAAATCGATGTGAAGCGCATGAAAGCGCATGCCTTGTGTCCCTCGACCATGGCCGTGGCTGTGCCCATGCTGGCGTTGCAGCTGTATGTGAATCCGTGCCTTTTCTGGCTGGCTAGACCCGCCTATCTGCTGCTGGCCGCCCTCAAGGAGCAGAGGAAACAGGAAGAGAAGTTGAGCAGCACCAATAGCTACTCCTACGACAGCACTCTGTCGGCTCTGCATTCGCATGTGAGCATCATGGATACTCTGTTTCAGCACGAGTTcatcatcgaatcgaatcgTGAGGCGGTAGAGTTTGAGACTcatctgcagctgctgctcgatgAGAAGGTGCTGGACCTGGAGGAGAGCGGTAGGATTAAGGTGCAGGACAACGAGTGCGCTCATGTCATACTGGCCGCCCTGGCGCCCTTCTTGTGTCTGTACTACCAGCTGGCTGTGACGTTGCGACAA ATACCCTTTGACATCGAGTTCAGCAACAAGGATCTGCTGGTGCGCGTGCAGAAGCATGTGGAACAACTGTtgcagcagccaggcggtgCCGCACCTCATGTTCATCCGTATTGCCTCGCCCTGGACAATCTCAATATTGCCATCCAAGCTCTCATCCAGCGTGGCTACATTCTCAAGTGCCGCGACTCAGGACAGATGCGCGTAGCTGATGTGCCCGGAAAGTGCCTGCGGGAGTTAGAGCGGCAGCTTTTGGAGTATTGCCAACTGATGCCCTTTGCCCAGTACTCGATGGCGGCCAACCAGCAGGCACAGTGCCACATAGCAAAGTTATAA
- the LOC108157302 gene encoding fatty-acid amide hydrolase 2, which translates to MSVWNRVLEALIVVAHILSDRLLEFVLGWFLGPHKRVSTPPSVEQQVILTKSAVELAQQIRERKLKSYDIVKAYCDRIEAVNRDINAVVDGPFQKEALELAKSIDTKLLNNEYTEEDFRKQPFLGVPFTTKDSTSVAGKLHTLGLVARKTERSAEDAECVRLMKESGAIIIATSNVPEVNKWIESRNMLIGCTNNPYDLRRSVGGSSGGEGALITSCCTGFGLGTDIGGSIRIPAFNCGVFGHKPTSGAVNMAGCTFRTGKEKETMVCAGPMSRSAKDLLPIMQVLLEPELKSVLKLDQKVDLKRLRYFYVASNGMPQCNPINTETERVMYKVRKHFESLNDGKDVRHANLPNTKLTGKMWRYWMTQEPANFNLLLGNGVELNPFVELFKKLLGQSDYSMAAIYGLIDGVLPKESEKLIREATKKCKQALQELLGDDGVLFFHSSPRTAPFHYYPLVKFNDFAYFSLFNVLRLPATQVPMGLDANGMPLGIQVVANSNNDRLCLAVAEELERVFGGWVPPFPLKN; encoded by the coding sequence ATGTCGGTGTGGAATCGCGTTTTGGAGGCACTAATAGTAGTGGCCCACATTCTGAGCGACCGACTGCTGGAGTTTGTCCTGGGCTGGTTTCTGGGGCCGCACAAGCGTGTGTCCACGCCACCAAGCGTCGAGCAACAGGTTATACTGACCAAAAGCGCCGTCGAGCTGGCACAGCAGATACGCGAACGTAAGCTCAAAAGTTACGACATTGTCAAAGCCTACTGTGATCGCATCGAGGCGGTTAACCGTGACATCAATGCGGTAGTCGACGGACCCTTCCAGAAGGAGGCCCTCGAGCTGGCCAAGAGTATTGACACTAAGCTGCTCAATAATGAGTACACCGAGGAGGACTTCCGAAAGCAGCCCTTCCTGGGCGTTCCCTTCACCACAAAAGACAGCACATCGGTAGCGGGCAAGCTGCACACCCTAGGCCTGGTGGCCAGGAAGACGGAGCGCTCCGCCGAGGATGCCGAGTGTGTGAGACTGATGAAGGAGAGCGGAGCCATCATTATAGCCACAAGCAACGTTCCCGAGGTGAACAAGTGGATCGAGTCGAGGAACATGCTCATTGGCTGCACCAACAATCCGTACGATCTGCGTCGCTCGGTGGGTGGTTCCTCCGGCGGTGAGGGCGCCCTGATCACCTCCTGCTGCACTGGCTTCGGGCTGGGCACGGATATTGGCGGCTCCATCCGCATACCGGCTTTCAATTGCGGCGTCTTCGGTCACAAACCCACCTCGGGAGCGGTCAATATGGCTGGCTGCACTTTCCGCACTGGAAAGGAGAAGGAAACCATGGTATGTGCCGGGCCCATGTCACGTTCGGCCAAGGATCTGCTGCCCATTATGCAGGTACTGCTGGAACCAGAGCTAAAGTCTGTCCTGAAATTGGACCAAAAGGTGGATCTGAAGCGTCTGCGTTATTTCTACGTCGCTTCCAATGGCATGCCGCAGTGCAATCCCATCAACACCGAAACGGAACGCGTGATGTACAAAGTCCGAAAGCATTTCGAGAGCCTTAACGACGGAAAAGACGTGCGCCATGCTAATTTGCCGAATACCAAGCTGACCGGCAAGATGTGGCGCTATTGGATGACTCAGGAACCGGCCAATTTTAATTTATTGCTGGGAAACGGAGTCGAGCTAAATCCCTTTGTGGAGCTCTTTAAGAAGCTGCTGGGACAGAGTGACTACAGCATGGCTGCAATTTACGGACTGATCGATGGCGTTCTGCCCAAGGAGTCGGAGAAACTGATACGCGAAGCCACCAAGAAGTGCAAGCAGGCCCTGCAGGAGCTCCTCGGCGACGATGGCGTGCTCTTCTTCCATAGCTCTCCCCGAACAGCGCCATTCCATTATTATCCTCTAGTCAAGTTTAATGATTTCGCCTATTTCAGTCTTTTCAATGTGCTGCGACTACCAGCCACTCAAGTTCCCATGGGTCTGGATGCGAATGGCATGCCACTGGGCATCCAGGTAGTGGCCAACTCCAATAATGACCGACTTTGCCTGGCCGTAGCTGAGGAACTGGAGAGGGTCTTCGGTGGCTGGGTGCCGCCTTTCCCTCTGAAGAATTGA